Proteins found in one Kluyveromyces marxianus DMKU3-1042 DNA, complete genome, chromosome 2 genomic segment:
- the BET4 gene encoding Rab geranylgeranyltransferase BET4 — translation MHGVKRREWTKELLRQKREKERQEILDYRSLTDEVLALKDRGVLDADSLLKTTRLLNANPELNVVWNYRRQIIKSLSSTLDVGFWDGELMFTMEKLKTHPKVYWIWNHRVWCLENYPNSPLKIWLTELGILSKLLEMDARNFHGWHYRRFIVRNLERIKQESLDSDEFAYTTKKINQNISNFSAWFQRTALIENMIERNEISNIDSFIDSELEYIKNAMFTDAEDQSVWTYLIWFIRDSALKEHMKQEKYSSILKEFTENIILINNDDISFSGKENIWCLKTLLVIEDIQCNVLHEDIQPKSKEYLEKLIIIDPLRRNRYKFQLESL, via the exons ATG CATGGagtgaaaagaagggaaTGGACTAAAGAATTGCTAAGGCAAAAACGCGAGAAGGAACGTCAAGAAATATTAGATTATAGAAGCCTGACTGATGAAGTGCTAGCTTTGAAAGATCGTGGAGTTCTAGATGCAGACTCCCTTCTCAAGACTACACGTCTATTGAATGCGAATCCTGAGCTCAATGTGGTGTGGAATTATAGACGCCAGATAATAAAGTCACTTTCGTCTACACTTGACGTGGGTTTTTGGGATGGGGAACTGATGTTTACCATggagaaattgaaaactcATCCAAAGGTGTATTGGATATGGAATCACAGAGTGTGGTGCTTAGAAAACTACCCAAATTCCCCATTAAAAATATGGTTAACTGAATTGGGTATATTAAGCAAACTCTTAGAAATGGATGCCAGAAACTTCCATGGTTGGCATTACAGAAGATTCATTGTTAGAAATCTAGAAAGAATAAAGCAGGAAAGTCTCGACTCTGATGAATTTGCTTATACTACGAAGAAAATTAATCAAAACATATCAAACTTCAGTGCCTGGTTCCAAAGAACTGCATTGATAGAAAACATgattgaaagaaatgaaatatcaaACATTGATAGCTTTATTGACTCTGAGCTTGAATACATCAAGAATGCAATGTTTACAGATGCGGAAGATCAGTCGGTATGGACATACCTTATTTGGTTTATTAGAGATAGTGCCTTAAAAGAGCATATGAAACAGGAGAAATATAGTTCtattttgaaagagttCACAGAGAATATTATACTAATTAACAATGATGATATTAGCTTCTCTGGTAAGGAAAATATATGGTGTTTGAAAACTTTGTTAGTTATAGAAGATATTCAATGTAACGTACTTCATGAAGATATACAGCCAAAGTCTAAGGAATATCTTGAG
- the MAD2 gene encoding spindle checkpoint protein MAD2: protein MEAISLKGSTRIITEFFEYSLNSILYQRAVYPAEDFTTVKKYDLSLLKTVDTELKQYIRTILQQVHRWLLGGKCHKLVLCIVDKDDGETIERWDFNVNGSESANGEMQENIEVPLEETQKEIRALLRQITASVTFLPELKNEGNYTFNVLAYTDSNAHVPMEWTDAESKDVEDGEAVQFKSFKTSNYSVGAQVTYKF, encoded by the coding sequence ATGGAAGCGATATCTTTGAAAGGATCTACTAGAATAATTACTGAGTTTTTTGAATATAGCTtaaattcaattctttaCCAACGCGCCGTATATCCGGCAGAAGACTTTACAACTGTCAAAAAGTACGACTTAAGCCTTTTAAAAACGGTTGATACGGAATTGAAGCAATATATTAGAACTATTCTCCAACAAGTACATAGGTGGCTCTTGGGAGGTAAATGTCATAAACTTGTTCTTTGCATTGTAGATAAAGATGATGGAGAAACAATAGAGAGATGGGATTTTAATGTGAATGGGTCGGAAAGCGCCAACGGCGAGATGCAAGAAAATATAGAAGTTCCATTAGAAGAAACCCAAAAAGAGATTCGGGCACTACTAAGACAGATAACTGCTAGTGTCACCTTTTTACCTGAGTTGAAAAACGAAGGAAATTATACATTCAATGTTCTTGCATACACGGATAGCAATGCACATGTTCCAATGGAATGGACTGATGCTGAATCCAAAGATGTAGAGGATGGAGAAGCTGTCCAGTTTAAGTCATTCAAAACCTCTAACTACTCAGTGGGTGCACAAGTCACATATAAATTCTAA
- the VPS53 gene encoding Vps53p — translation MISESLDYDPLDDLTKIFGSTASLTEIDSVLKLTEQYKLTLENGLRESSSKANEPEQLQEEYDFDTLFETIAKTKEMSNTTEANIAELTRDISHLDNAKKNITKSMTCFENLKMLSDAYVSAKKCLESEDYVGLCGPFKVMHSLSVSFQDYKALDEFCKFLNQINRLESDTLQACERVTKEVLKDGENSKYDYDTMKSGVCSIVAADERYKERIVQLCLDSLLYEIKEIFQVDDEAGSLENLSRRYIFFKKVLNNFQSNTSNYFPADWEIPLRLTDSFFSMTSNDLKILLKRDLSDNTSIDLFMQALQTTLEFEKYISVKFSHKYEGKISTCFEPYLKFWVRHQDTTLNAKILTYLNEQKLPAENESLVVPSSADLFRTYRSILSQTFSLIEGGNKSSIMIELAQFFVKWLNEYHQKILNPLLLPDNTAISDRDEVLKYTVLLINTADYCAITIDQLQEKLSEYLEGDDDNIDKVVKIFDPIKQKYMNLVAGGINLLLNRIINKEFEFVWREFVNTNWSNTMVEDYSRYVTTLQNILQPDDINNSTLYKILSQFNRDVYSWNFLDRTIDSITISFEAQIIKLLKPSLPYCTLNSKRQFEVKQVINISEQLLLDVELLRKVLRSLPENLPHSDISAKRITTHIDSNMDKLTQFLKLLVSPLDPDTTYLETYHAITKSKNTDPNFWSFILALKGIPWDLALWKRIWSEFQQSHDENTPLSSSEIIFNVRELQNFIHNLSRVVEPTWKNFITNELKIYEVPRPGFSTNKQIVRNTPSRSSSPKVPAHKLNDIKQLVSNSSFFFKKG, via the coding sequence ATGATATCTGAATCTCTGGATTACGATCCGCTGGATGACTTGACTAAAATATTTGGTAGCACAGCATCGTTGACAGAAATCGATAGCGTCTTAAAATTGACGGAGCAATACAAATTGACATTGGAAAATGGCCTGCgagaaagttcttcaaaagcaaATGAACCAGAGCAActacaagaagaatacgaTTTCGATACGCTATTTGAGACAATAGCTAAGACTAAAGAAATGTCGAACACAACGGAAGCTAATATAGCTGAGCTCACACGTGATATATCACATTTAGATAACGctaaaaagaatataacAAAGTCTATGACATGTTTTgagaatttgaaaatgttaAGCGATGCTTATGTGAGTGCGAAAAAGTGTCTTGAGTCCGAGGATTACGTCGGTTTATGTGGACCATTCAAAGTAATGCACTCCTTATCGGTATCTTTTCAAGATTACAAGGCCCTCGATGAATTCTGCAAGTTCTTAAATCAAATTAACCGCTTAGAAAGCGATACTTTACAGGCTTGTGAAAGGGTAACGAAAGAAGTGTTGAAAGACGGAGAAAACAGCAAATATGATTATGATACAATGAAGTCCGGAGTATGTTCAATAGTAGCAGCTGATGAGCGCTATAAAGAGAGAATTGTACAACTCTGTTTAGATTCTCTGCTCTACgaaattaaagaaataTTCCAAGTAGACGACGAAGCCGGTTCATTGGAGAACTTGTCTCGTAgatacatttttttcaaaaaggtTTTGAACAACTTCCAATCCAACACTAGTAATTATTTCCCTGCCGATTGGGAAATCCCATTAAGATTAACAGACTCATTCTTCTCGATGACGTCAAACGATTTGAAAATACTACTAAAAAGAGATCTATCTGACAATACATCTATTGACTTGTTTATGCAGGCATTGCAAACAACATtagaatttgaaaaatatatctCTGTTAAGTTCTCTCATAAGTATGAAGGAAAGATATCGACATGCTTTGAACCCTACCTCAAGTTCTGGGTTAGACATCAAGACACTACATTGAATGCTAAAATTCTCACTTACCTTAATGAACAAAAGTTACCCGCTGAAAATGAATCTCTTGTCGTGCCTTCAAGCGCAGACTTGTTTAGGACCTACCGGAGTATTCTTTCGCAAACATTTAGTTTGATTGAAGGTGGTAATAAATCCAGTATTATGATAGAGTTAGCCCAGTTCTTCGTCAAGTGGCTGAACGAGTATCAtcaaaaaattttaaacccattattattaccagACAATACGGCAATCAGTGATAGAGATGAGGTTTTGAAGTATACTGTATTATTAATAAATACAGCAGATTATTGCGCCATAACCATCGATCAGTTACAAGAAAAGTTATCAGAATATCTGGaaggtgatgatgataatattGATAAAGTCGTCAAGATTTTTGATCcaatcaaacaaaaatacatGAACCTAGTAGCAGGTGGGATCAATTTATTGCTAAACAGAATAATTAACAAGGAATTCGAATTTGTGTGGAGAGAATTCGTAAATACTAATTGGTCAAACACTATGGTTGAAGACTACAGTAGATATGTGACAACTTTGCAAAACATTTTACAACCAGATGACATAAACAACTCTACTCTCTACAAAATTTTAAGTCAATTTAATAGGGATGTTTACTCATGGAACTTTTTGGATAGAACCATTGACTCTATTacaatttcttttgaagCACAAATAATAAAGCTTTTAAAACCATCACTTCCCTATTGTACCTTAAATTCAAAAAGGCAGTTCGAAGTTAAGCAAGTAATCAACATATCAGAACAGTTACTACTTGATGTTGAATTGTTAAGAAAAGTGTTAAGATCTCTTCCTGAAAATCTACCTCATAGTGATATATCTGCAAAAAGAATAACGACCCATATTGATTCCAACATGGATAAACTGACCCAATTTTTGAAGCTTCTCGTATCTCCATTAGATCCTGATACGACATATTTAGAGACTTACCATGCGATTACGAAGAGTAAGAATACTGATCCGAACTTTTGGTCCTTCATTTTGGCATTAAAGGGTATCCCATGGGATTTGGCCCTTTGGAAACGAATTTGGTCCGAATTCCAACAATCTCATGATGAGAACACTCCTTTAAGCTCTAGTGAAATCATTTTTAATGTTAGAGAGTTACAGAACTTCATTCATAACTTATCGAGGGTTGTGGAACCTACATGGAAGAATTTTATTACCAACGAACTAAAAATATATGAAGTGCCTCGTCCTGGATTTTCCACTAATAAACAAATTGTCAGAAACACACCGAGTAGAAGCTCATCACCAAAGGTACCCGCACATAAATTGAATGATATCAAGCAACTTGTCTCAAATTCtagctttttctttaagaAGGGTTGA